The genomic DNA GCCGGAGCCAGAATCCACCCACGGGATGACGGGCCCGCGCTCCCCGTCGGACGCGGCGCACCCCTGCCCGACGCGATGGTGGAGACATGAAGAACGCGACCATCGCCACCAGCCGTACCCGAGCCACCACCGACGACCTGATCGACTACCGCCCGCTCCCCGCCGCCTGGGGTGACGTCGAGGGACTGCGCGCCGTGCGCGCCGCCCGGGCCGGTGCCGCAGAACGCGGCCTGGACCCGACCACCGTGGAGATCGAAGTGGTCCCCGAGGCACCTCGGAACGCGCGTTCCTCCTCCCGTCGGGAGCGCGGTGCGCACCGGCGTCGGGGCCACGGGCTCCGCCGCCTCGCCATCGCCTGAGCAGTCCCGAGCAGTTCCGGGCGGTCCCGGCAGTCCTAGAACACCCGGGAGCCCCGCGACCTAGGATCTCCACCATGACCGATCGCCTTCCCGACGAGCACCGCGACTACCTCACAGGTTCCCTGGCCGACGCTGCCCCCGCGGATCCGCTGGCCCTGTTCGACGCCTGGATGGACGACGCCTTCGCGCGACGCACCGAACGCGACGACCTCACCGACCCGTCGGCCGTGGTGCTGTCCACCGTGGCTCTCGGGGCCGACGGACGGCCGCGTCCCCGTTCGCGCACCGTGCTGTTGAAGGGCCACGACGCGGACGGCTTCGTCGTCTATACGAATCTCGCCTCGCCGAAGGCCGCGGAGCTCGAGGCGACCCCGCACGCGGCGATGCTGCTGCCCTGGTACCCGCTGCAACGGCAGGTGCGGATCGAGGGGAGGGTCGAGCACCTGCCCGCGGCGGAGTCCGACGCCTACTGGGCCCACCGTCCGCGCGGCTCGCAGCTGGGCGCATGGGCTTCCCACCAGTCGGAACCGGTCGACTCGCGCGCCGCGCTCGAGGCGCAGTACGAGGAGATGACGGCCCGGTTCGAGGGCTCCGAGGTGCCGCGCCCCTCCTTCTGGGGCGGCCTGCGCCTGGTGCCGGACCGACTCGAGTTCTGGCAGGGACGCGAGAACCGCTTCCACGACCGGATCGCCTACGTGCTCGCCGCCGACGCCACCTGGCAGCGGCACCGCCTGCAGCCCTGACCGGCGCCTCCAGCT from Brachybacterium sacelli includes the following:
- the pdxH gene encoding pyridoxamine 5'-phosphate oxidase → MTDRLPDEHRDYLTGSLADAAPADPLALFDAWMDDAFARRTERDDLTDPSAVVLSTVALGADGRPRPRSRTVLLKGHDADGFVVYTNLASPKAAELEATPHAAMLLPWYPLQRQVRIEGRVEHLPAAESDAYWAHRPRGSQLGAWASHQSEPVDSRAALEAQYEEMTARFEGSEVPRPSFWGGLRLVPDRLEFWQGRENRFHDRIAYVLAADATWQRHRLQP